One window from the genome of Glycine soja cultivar W05 chromosome 12, ASM419377v2, whole genome shotgun sequence encodes:
- the LOC114379116 gene encoding uncharacterized protein LOC114379116, which produces MAAEHVLRLLDSFWFEASILSSKIPPTNPISHNHKVVEEVLPLDDAKLLLVPTPTLEVRSYSDQNLDSTTCVLCDYSPSPNSVLTPQRLRTIPSEREIREFSSGNHGKEGMSNKRKQKGFGHGRRPRQVRTSRSLSELEFKELKGFMDLGFVFSEEDKDSKLASLIPGLQRLGREDDEVQCDDQSVVSDNNKPYLSEAWDVLDQRELRNPLLNWRVPARGNEIDMKDNLRFWAHTVASIVR; this is translated from the coding sequence ATGGCTGCAGAACATGTTCTGAGGTTGCTAGATTCATTCTGGTTTGAGGCTTCAATTCTCTCCAGCAAAATCCCTCCAACAAATCCTATCTCTCATAATCACAAGGTGGTGGAGGAAGTGCTTCCTCTTGATGATGCAAAGCTTCTACTAGTTCCAACTCCAACCCTTGAAGTTAGGTCCTATAGTGACCAAAACTTGGACTCCACAACATGTGTTTTGTGTGATTATTCCCCATCACCAAATTCTGTGCTCACCCCACAAAGGCTTAGGACAATCCCTTCTGAGAGGGAAATCAGAGAATTCTCTAGTGGAAATCATGGAAAAGAAGGTATGAGCaataagagaaaacaaaaaggctTTGGTCATGGAAGAAGGCCTAGGCAAGTGAGAACCAGCAGGAGCCTCTCAGAGCTTGAGTTTAAGGAGCTAAAAGGGTTTATGGATTTGGGGTTTGTGTTCTCTGAGGAGGACAAGGACTCAAAATTGGCATCTTTGATACCTGGCTTGCAAAGACTGGGAAGAGAAGATGATGAAGTGCAGTGTGATGATCAAAGTGTGGTTTCTGACAATAATAAGCCTTATTTGTCTGAGGCTTGGGATGTGTTGGACCAAAGGGAGTTGAGAAATCCTTTGCTGAATTGGAGGGTACCAGCTAGGGGTAATGAGATTGACATGAAAGACAACCTTAGGTTCTGGGCTCACACTGTTGCATCCATTGTAagataa
- the LOC114378052 gene encoding chaperone protein dnaJ C76, chloroplastic-like: MAQLLSPVYTEPLKSNLSSISSWRILPKTATLSNFVTHNGKRRGCGRVRVAAEEKSFSTSDTVADDYYAVLGLLPDATPAQIKKAYYNCMKACHPDLSDNDPEATNFCTFINEVYGVLSDPIQRMIYDDIHGYSLTSINPFLDDSSPKDHVFVDEFSCIGCKNCANVACDVFGIEEEFGRARVYSQCGKPELVQQAIDSCPVDCIHWTSAAQLSLLEDEMRRVERVNVALMLSGMGSAGTDVFRMASSRWEKRQAKVLEQAKLRMMKEKGSDKTDMFWNNLWGKPKDLSSEEEIKERAKRAAAAARRWREYSRRGVDKPPTFKLPETASTKD, from the exons ATGGCACAGTTATTGTCTCCAGTGTACACAGAGCCTCTCAAATCGAATTTAAGTTCCATAAGCTCATGGAGGATACTACCAAAGACTGCAACTCTTTCGAACTTTGTAACACACAATGGCAAACGAAGAGGGTGTGGCAGGGTAAGAGTTGCTGCTGAGGAAAAATCATTTTCTACGAGTGACACTGTTGCAGATGACTACTATGCAGTTTTGGGTCTG CTTCCAGATGCCACTCCAGCGCAGATCAAGAAGGCCTACTACAATTGCATGAAAGCTTGCCACCCAGACTTGAGTGACAATGATCCTGAGGCAACCAATTTCTGCACGTTCATCAATGAAGTCTATGGG GTGCTAAGTGATCCCATTCAGCGCATGATTTATGATGACATTCATGGGTATTCTTTGACTTCAATCAATCCTTTTCTGGACGATTCTAGTCCAAAGGATCATGTTTTTGTTGATGAATTTAGCTGCATAG GTTGCAAAAATTGTGCCAATGTAGCCTGTGATGTGTTTGGAATAGAAGAAGAATTTGGAAGAGCCAGAGTGTACAGCCAATGCGGGAAGCCTGAATTAGTTCAACAGGCTATTGATAGTTG CCCTGTGGACTGCATTCATTGGACATCAGCTGCACAGCTATCATTGCTTGAAGATGAAATGCGCCGCGTAGAAAGAGTCAAT GTTGCCCTAATGCTTTCTGGAATGGGATCAGCAGGAACTGATGTTTTCAGAATG GCAAGTTCCCGATGGGAAAAGAGGCAGGCAAAAGTCTTG GAACAAGCAAAATTgagaatgatgaaggagaagggTTCTGATAAAACAGATATGTTCTGGAACAATCTATGGGGCAAACCAAAAGACTTAAGTTCAG AGGAGGAAATCAAAGAAAGAGCAAAAAGGGCTGCTGCTGCCGCTAGAAGATGGAGGGAATACTCAAGAAGAGGTGTTGATAAGCCTCCCACATTTAAACTTCCAGAGACAGCCTCCACCAAGGACTAG